Proteins co-encoded in one Methanolacinia paynteri genomic window:
- the hemL gene encoding glutamate-1-semialdehyde 2,1-aminomutase yields the protein MKSSELFDIAKTLIPGGVSSPVRAIKPYPFYTKRANGSKIYTEDGDELIDCCMGYGPLLLGHCHPVVKAAIEEQAADGWLYGTPTEKEIELAKIIAGDHPSIDMCRFVSSGSEATMAAIRLARGYTNKKDIIKVEGGFHGAHDGVLIQAGSGALTMGVPDSAGVIPEVVSHTMQVPYNDIESLEELLSKNKDIAAFILEPVMGNVGPVLPEKDYLKEVRKITAENDVLLIMDEVICGYRVGIGGAQVMYDIKPDITTLGKIAGGGLPMGIFAGRKEIMELVAPAGPVYQAGTFSGNPLSVSAGIAALRYIHENSGLYGKLDGFTKEIMESLPENYRNSFVRLGSMFKLYFRDSPPSNYVEAKQSDTEKFGKFWKGMLKEGIFLPPSQFETNFVSAAHTTEDIEKISEAYNRCL from the coding sequence ATGAAGAGCAGTGAACTATTCGATATCGCAAAGACACTAATCCCCGGCGGGGTCAGCAGCCCCGTGCGGGCGATCAAGCCCTACCCGTTCTATACTAAAAGAGCGAACGGGTCGAAGATCTACACCGAAGACGGCGACGAGCTGATCGACTGCTGTATGGGTTACGGCCCCCTGCTTCTCGGGCATTGCCACCCGGTCGTAAAGGCGGCGATCGAAGAGCAGGCTGCAGACGGCTGGCTCTACGGGACACCGACGGAAAAAGAGATCGAGCTTGCGAAGATAATCGCCGGCGATCACCCGTCGATAGATATGTGCAGGTTCGTATCCAGCGGGTCCGAGGCCACGATGGCGGCGATAAGGCTTGCAAGGGGCTACACGAACAAGAAGGACATCATCAAGGTCGAAGGCGGATTTCACGGCGCCCACGATGGAGTATTGATCCAGGCCGGCTCCGGTGCGCTGACGATGGGCGTCCCCGACTCCGCCGGAGTGATCCCCGAGGTCGTATCCCACACGATGCAGGTTCCGTACAACGACATCGAATCGCTCGAAGAGCTCCTATCGAAGAACAAAGATATCGCCGCGTTCATCCTCGAACCGGTCATGGGCAATGTCGGCCCGGTACTCCCTGAAAAGGATTACCTCAAAGAGGTGCGGAAGATCACGGCCGAAAACGACGTGCTCCTCATAATGGACGAGGTAATCTGCGGATACAGGGTCGGAATAGGAGGAGCGCAGGTAATGTACGATATTAAGCCGGACATAACGACGCTCGGAAAGATCGCGGGCGGCGGTCTTCCGATGGGAATCTTCGCCGGACGAAAGGAGATCATGGAGCTCGTCGCACCGGCAGGACCCGTATACCAGGCGGGAACATTCAGCGGCAATCCGCTTTCGGTCTCCGCCGGGATCGCGGCGCTGAGATATATTCATGAAAACAGCGGTCTCTACGGTAAGCTCGACGGGTTCACGAAGGAGATCATGGAGTCCCTTCCGGAAAATTACAGGAACTCTTTCGTCCGTCTCGGCTCCATGTTCAAGCTCTACTTCAGGGACTCTCCGCCTTCGAACTATGTAGAGGCGAAGCAGAGCGACACCGAAAAGTTCGGAAAGTTCTGGAAGGGGATGCTTAAGGAGGGGATATTCCTTCCGCCGTCCCAGTTCGAGACGAACTTCGTCTCCGCTGCGCATACCACAGAGGATATAGAAAAGATATCAGAGGCATACAACAGATGTCTCTGA
- the hemC gene encoding hydroxymethylbilane synthase codes for MSLIAGTRASKLALAQTKRVCRMLYDLDIETQVKKISTSGDNVTNVPLHKVGGQGIFVKALDDAILEGEIDFAVHSMKDIPAKRPDGVVTCAILKRDSPADFLVHYCPLKEVKIVGTSSTRRRAQFLRGGLDVEVKELRGNVDTRIRKLKEGEYDAIVLAEAGMERLGLDLPGTRLLPQWHVPSPNQGIIAVVCRDDPELIKTFEPLNHEQTRRDASVERAVMEEIGGGCYTPQGVFCENGFLIAEVLSLDGKRWERIEDDGSSVEEARLIGQKLRSIGYDLIEEARLSLGL; via the coding sequence ATGTCTCTGATCGCCGGAACAAGGGCCTCCAAGCTCGCCCTCGCCCAGACTAAGCGTGTATGCCGGATGCTCTACGACCTGGATATAGAAACCCAGGTCAAAAAGATCAGCACGAGCGGCGATAACGTAACAAACGTTCCGCTCCACAAAGTCGGCGGGCAGGGAATATTCGTCAAGGCTCTCGACGATGCGATACTCGAAGGCGAGATCGATTTCGCGGTCCACAGCATGAAGGACATCCCTGCAAAAAGGCCGGACGGCGTCGTGACCTGTGCCATCCTGAAGAGAGACTCCCCCGCTGACTTTCTCGTGCACTACTGCCCCTTAAAGGAAGTAAAGATCGTCGGAACCTCCAGCACCCGGAGGCGTGCACAGTTCCTCCGCGGCGGACTTGATGTCGAGGTGAAGGAGCTTCGCGGAAACGTCGATACGAGGATCAGAAAGCTGAAGGAAGGCGAGTACGACGCAATCGTTCTCGCCGAAGCCGGGATGGAGAGACTCGGGCTCGATCTTCCGGGAACAAGACTCCTTCCCCAATGGCACGTCCCGTCTCCGAACCAGGGGATAATCGCGGTCGTATGCAGGGACGATCCCGAACTCATAAAGACCTTCGAACCCTTAAACCACGAACAGACGAGGAGGGACGCGTCAGTCGAGAGGGCAGTCATGGAGGAGATCGGCGGCGGATGCTATACTCCGCAGGGGGTCTTCTGCGAGAACGGCTTCCTTATCGCCGAGGTTCTCTCGCTCGACGGAAAGAGATGGGAGAGGATCGAGGACGACGGCAGCAGCGTGGAGGAGGCCCGCCTGATCGGGCAGAAGCTCCGTTCGATCGGCTACGATCTCATCGAAGAGGCGAGACTTAGCCTCGGGCTGTAA
- the cobA gene encoding uroporphyrinogen-III C-methyltransferase, translating into MTGKVYLVGSGPGGLGLMTFRAREVIDLADVILYDQLPGDEIIASLPDVEKIDVGKYGGSHTKEQNEIENLMVKFAKEGKTVVRLKGGDPFLFGRGGEEMEIMRDNGIEVVMVPGITSGIAVPECVGIPVTHRDFASQVTFLTGHEDPTKEKSAIDWKWLAGTKGTLVILMGVKNLPKISSFLVENGMNADRPVAIIERGLRPDQRVTTGTLEDISEIAQLRGVKPPAIIVIGDVVSLYRE; encoded by the coding sequence ATGACAGGAAAAGTGTATCTGGTTGGATCCGGCCCCGGCGGCCTGGGCCTCATGACATTTCGGGCGAGGGAGGTCATAGACCTCGCGGACGTTATCCTCTATGACCAGCTCCCCGGCGACGAGATCATCGCCTCCCTCCCGGATGTCGAAAAGATCGACGTCGGGAAGTACGGCGGAAGCCACACGAAGGAGCAGAACGAGATAGAAAACCTCATGGTGAAATTCGCCAAAGAGGGAAAGACAGTCGTCCGGCTCAAGGGCGGAGACCCGTTCCTCTTTGGCCGTGGCGGGGAAGAGATGGAGATCATGAGGGACAACGGTATAGAGGTAGTAATGGTTCCGGGCATCACGTCCGGAATTGCAGTCCCCGAGTGCGTTGGAATACCCGTAACCCACAGGGACTTCGCATCCCAGGTTACGTTTCTCACAGGGCATGAGGACCCTACGAAAGAGAAGTCAGCGATCGACTGGAAGTGGCTTGCGGGAACGAAGGGAACCCTCGTCATTCTCATGGGCGTAAAGAACCTCCCGAAGATAAGCAGTTTCCTCGTTGAAAACGGAATGAACGCCGACCGGCCGGTCGCGATAATCGAGAGGGGGCTTCGGCCCGACCAGCGTGTTACGACCGGGACGTTGGAAGATATTTCAGAAATAGCTCAGTTGCGGGGTGTTAAGCCCCCGGCTATTATCGTCATCGGGGATGTAGTCTCTCTTTACAGGGAGTAA
- a CDS encoding DUF3566 domain-containing protein has translation MPELVYINPLSAAKIAAAISVVLGFIAGVIIVFLGLFSVLASLVIPVSTIEAGADLLSGVLQVIVTTIALAILGFITGGIAAFIYNIAAGIFGGLDLGFVDAIFVAEEEPGTENSIGYE, from the coding sequence ATGCCTGAACTTGTATACATAAACCCGTTGTCCGCGGCAAAGATCGCGGCCGCCATATCGGTAGTGCTCGGATTTATTGCGGGAGTAATAATAGTATTTCTCGGACTTTTCTCGGTCCTGGCCTCACTGGTGATACCCGTGAGTACCATTGAAGCGGGAGCTGATCTCCTGTCGGGCGTCCTGCAGGTGATCGTAACGACAATCGCACTCGCGATTCTGGGTTTCATCACCGGCGGGATCGCGGCGTTCATCTACAATATAGCGGCGGGAATATTCGGCGGCCTCGATCTCGGTTTTGTGGACGCGATATTCGTAGCCGAAGAGGAACCCGGGACTGAGAACTCCATAGGGTACGAATGA